A genomic stretch from Candidatus Dadabacteria bacterium includes:
- a CDS encoding phosphocholine cytidylyltransferase family protein — translation MKAIILAAGSGLRMSPYTHDKPKCLLDIGNISILEHQINLIRDCGINEVVIVVGFRFERVEEFLRSYDGLGMRINTLYNPFYQSTNSLASLWIARSELDEDIVVMNGDDVYEIGVLDKALAVRDEKICLPIKKRSRYEKEDMKVVVEDGRITKISKEIPSTEASAESVGIRVFRDTGVELLKRAIEEEMRNPGAEGKWYISSIQRLVSKGYKIKPLDIGELYWMDVDCPMDFFRARKQTGRFLREECRAPNLLRVIDSSE, via the coding sequence ATGAAAGCTATAATACTCGCAGCGGGCAGCGGCCTCAGGATGTCTCCCTACACTCATGACAAGCCCAAGTGTCTTCTTGATATCGGAAACATCTCCATACTTGAACACCAGATAAACCTTATAAGAGACTGCGGCATAAACGAAGTCGTGATTGTCGTGGGATTCCGTTTCGAAAGAGTGGAAGAGTTCCTGAGAAGCTACGACGGCTTGGGAATGAGGATCAACACTCTTTACAATCCCTTTTACCAGTCCACCAATAGTCTTGCGTCTCTGTGGATAGCACGGAGTGAGCTTGATGAAGATATTGTAGTTATGAATGGGGATGATGTATACGAGATAGGCGTTCTGGATAAGGCGCTTGCGGTCAGGGATGAGAAGATATGTCTTCCTATAAAAAAGAGGTCCCGTTATGAGAAGGAGGATATGAAGGTCGTTGTAGAGGACGGCAGGATTACGAAGATCAGCAAGGAGATACCAAGCACAGAAGCCTCAGCCGAGTCGGTCGGAATAAGGGTATTCAGGGATACGGGGGTGGAGCTGCTCAAAAGAGCGATTGAAGAGGAGATGAGAAATCCCGGTGCCGAGGGGAAGTGGTACATTTCCTCAATACAAAGGCTTGTAAGCAAGGGATACAAGATTAAGCCCTTGGATATAGGCGAACTTTACTGGATGGATGTCGACTGTCCTATGGATTTTTTCAGAGCGAGAAAGCAGACTGGCAGGTTCTTGAGAGAGGAATGCCGTGCCCCGAATCTTCTGAGAGTTATTGACTCCTCTGAGTAA
- a CDS encoding glycosyltransferase, with amino-acid sequence MKKYEGLKALYVGSHPLFTEDARAVHMMKMCQAMANLGIEVECVLPGRVNKEKLFSYYGIKNPFRVTSIALSGGFARRTLHGFLSSLYACGKKENFDFVITRDLVFAWFATKVFGVPTVYDAHHPPVNWAAERIIGSFSRSKNLLGMSFNSRGLHDIYFCLGMTGRNPIMAPNGFEREAFEGEHDISSLRERLSLPLERKIVCYCGNTYRGRGLEILVRAAAQMPEVEFLIVGGRERDNALWREMARQDGSANFRIEGFVRQQEVPSYLLASDILVMPYSSKVTIRDGTESGKFTSPLKLFEYMAAGKPIVATGVPSVLEILRPGENSVVTPPDNEGEFIRALDLVLADSELCARISEGVRSDAAGYTWEKRVEKIIDGAGVPVG; translated from the coding sequence ATGAAAAAGTACGAAGGACTAAAAGCGCTTTACGTTGGAAGCCATCCGCTTTTCACAGAAGATGCAAGAGCCGTTCACATGATGAAGATGTGCCAAGCGATGGCCAATCTTGGAATTGAGGTTGAATGCGTTTTGCCGGGGCGTGTCAACAAGGAAAAACTTTTTTCGTATTACGGCATCAAGAATCCTTTTCGCGTAACCTCGATTGCGCTTTCGGGTGGGTTTGCCAGGCGGACGCTTCACGGTTTTTTAAGCTCTCTTTACGCTTGCGGAAAAAAAGAAAATTTTGATTTCGTGATCACAAGGGACCTTGTCTTCGCTTGGTTCGCGACCAAGGTTTTCGGGGTTCCGACGGTCTACGACGCTCACCACCCTCCGGTTAACTGGGCAGCCGAAAGAATAATAGGTTCTTTTTCCCGCTCGAAGAACCTGCTCGGGATGTCTTTTAATTCGCGGGGTCTGCACGACATATACTTCTGCCTCGGGATGACTGGGCGAAATCCCATAATGGCCCCGAACGGCTTCGAACGGGAGGCGTTTGAAGGAGAACACGACATTTCCTCGCTTCGGGAGCGCCTCAGTCTTCCGCTCGAGAGAAAAATAGTGTGCTACTGTGGAAACACTTACAGGGGAAGGGGGCTTGAGATTCTGGTGCGCGCTGCGGCGCAGATGCCCGAGGTTGAGTTTCTCATTGTCGGAGGCAGGGAACGAGACAATGCGCTCTGGCGCGAGATGGCGAGGCAGGATGGATCGGCAAATTTCAGAATAGAGGGATTTGTGCGACAACAGGAAGTACCCTCTTACCTTCTTGCCTCAGATATTTTGGTCATGCCCTATTCGTCCAAGGTAACTATAAGGGACGGGACGGAATCCGGGAAGTTTACCTCTCCGCTTAAGCTTTTCGAGTATATGGCCGCCGGAAAACCCATCGTTGCGACCGGGGTTCCGTCGGTTCTTGAGATACTGAGGCCGGGGGAGAACTCGGTTGTTACTCCTCCTGATAACGAGGGGGAGTTTATTCGGGCGCTTGACCTCGTGCTTGCTGATTCAGAGCTTTGCGCGCGGATTTCAGAAGGGGTCCGCTCGGACGCTGCCGGATACACGTGGGAGAAGAGGGTTGAAAAAATAATTGACGGGGCTGGAGTTCCCGTCGGGTAA
- a CDS encoding DUF4143 domain-containing protein produces the protein MRREKICGISMCYEKDHFEMFRAFGFSLDEYLYFGGYPGSVRFIQDLDRWRAHILQAIVRPGIGRDILSMTRVDKPELLKRLFEHGADYSRQILSYTKMLGQLVDAGNTTTLARYLDLLSDVGLLAGFGKYHSKPHLRRGSSPKLNVLNTALMTVGSGYSFKEAMADRTFRGRIAESAVGAHLSNTATPDISIHYWRDGPFEVDFVLRRGAHIIPVEVKSGRKPARAGGIEAFERKFGSRRSLFVGEGGVPLHEFLAVPAGRWFEEK, from the coding sequence TTGCGCCGGGAGAAAATCTGCGGGATTTCCATGTGCTACGAAAAAGATCATTTCGAGATGTTCAGAGCCTTCGGCTTCAGTCTGGATGAGTACCTGTATTTCGGTGGCTACCCGGGCTCGGTCAGGTTCATTCAGGATCTGGACCGGTGGCGTGCTCATATACTGCAGGCTATAGTCAGACCCGGTATCGGCCGGGACATTCTCTCCATGACGAGAGTGGACAAGCCGGAACTGCTCAAGCGGCTTTTCGAGCACGGAGCGGATTATTCCAGGCAGATTCTCTCATATACCAAGATGCTGGGTCAGCTTGTCGATGCCGGCAACACGACCACCCTGGCGCGGTATCTTGACCTGCTGTCGGATGTCGGTCTGCTCGCGGGTTTCGGAAAGTATCACAGCAAGCCTCATCTGCGCAGGGGATCAAGTCCCAAACTGAACGTGCTCAACACCGCTTTGATGACGGTCGGCTCCGGGTATTCCTTCAAAGAAGCAATGGCGGACCGTACGTTCAGGGGGCGCATCGCCGAAAGCGCGGTCGGGGCCCATCTGTCAAACACCGCGACACCCGATATCAGCATTCATTACTGGCGGGATGGACCGTTTGAAGTCGACTTTGTTCTCCGCCGCGGGGCCCATATCATTCCCGTTGAGGTTAAAAGCGGCCGCAAGCCCGCGCGCGCCGGGGGGATTGAAGCGTTTGAACGGAAATTCGGCTCCCGCCGCTCGCTTTTTGTCGGAGAAGGAGGAGTGCCGCTCCATGAGTTTCTCGCGGTTCCCGCGGGTCGGTGGTTCGAGGAAAAATGA